The Pseudoalteromonas carrageenovora IAM 12662 DNA window AGTTCAAAAGCTCGATAGAACAGGAACCGTTATCTTTGTTAAAATTTAAATCAATTTGATATTCATCGTCATGTAAACTTTGTGTTAGATTTTTTAAATACACATTGAATTTTTTCTCAAAAAGATAAACGTTATCAATTTCTTTTGAAATCAATTCTAGAACTTTTTGTAATTGATTTTTTGCTTCGGTCAAATCTGAACTTGCTTTTGATTGCTGTTCAATTAACCCTTCTAATTTTCCAAGTTCTACCTTAATTTCACCAAGCTTCTTTATTTTTGTCGTTATACTATCCAAACTTTCCTTTGATCTCATCTCAGAGAAAATTTGTAGCTTCTCTTTATTTAATGAATTAATTTCGGCTTGAAGCCCGTCAGACTCTTCTAACAACCTTGGCACATCAACAGAAAGAAAATGTTTCTTTTTCTCCACAAGGTTTTTATGGAACAAAATTACATCTTCTAATTCACGTAAAGCCCCATCAATAGCAACACCAGAAAAACTATATATTGCCCTAAGTTGGTTAATTAAATACCCACCTTTGTCTTTAGACAATAGCTCTACAGTATGATTAATATTATCAATCTTTCGTTGTGTAGAAAGGAGCTCTTCAGTGTATCTGTCTTCATTTTTTTGTATAGCAGAAAGGCTTTCTATTGGGTTGAAGTGCTTTGATGATTTCTCAAATATTAAAAGGTTATTCTCTAGCTCTTTCGCATCAGCTTTGAGTTTTTTTATTTCAATTGCAGGCTTCTGCTCTTTAACCATTGCATTAATAGACGTAGAGTTTCTCTTGCGCCGACTGACTAAATTTGTAGCATCCCTTTTTTCTGTAAGGAGGGTCGTATTATTGAAACCAAACAAGTACAAAAACAGCTCGCTATAATCTTTTGCACCCGAACGTTTATCAAGAAATTTGGTTGTACTTAACATACGGTGGCTATCATTTCTAATAAACTTAGGAGCTAAAGAACGAACTGAAGGCCTTTTAGTAGATATATTAAATATATTTTTTTGAATAAAGCTCTCATACTCTTTTTCTTCAATAGAGTTTCCATTAACCCAAAACTCTGAATTAGAATCTTTACCTATGCATAAGCTACGTGAAATTTGATTTATTTCATTTGAATAATCAAAAAAGCTTA harbors:
- a CDS encoding DUF2326 domain-containing protein, producing MMLHSLEIQINGEVKRIVNFHSGLNLITNKPDSGRTGNSVGKSTLSRVVDFLMLGSIDNIYIDEEFKKPNLEIEALFKNNSVIASLSFFDYSNEINQISRSLCIGKDSNSEFWVNGNSIEEKEYESFIQKNIFNISTKRPSVRSLAPKFIRNDSHRMLSTTKFLDKRSGAKDYSELFLYLFGFNNTTLLTEKRDATNLVSRRKRNSTSINAMVKEQKPAIEIKKLKADAKELENNLLIFEKSSKHFNPIESLSAIQKNEDRYTEELLSTQRKIDNINHTVELLSKDKGGYLINQLRAIYSFSGVAIDGALRELEDVILFHKNLVEKKKHFLSVDVPRLLEESDGLQAEINSLNKEKLQIFSEMRSKESLDSITTKIKKLGEIKVELGKLEGLIEQQSKASSDLTEAKNQLQKVLELISKEIDNVYLFEKKFNVYLKNLTQSLHDDEYQIDLNFNKDNGSCSIELLNSVTNPEGGKKKAEVIAFDFSYIYAANELNLKRPRFVFHDSIEDIDKKQIEDIFKEANKLPGQQVLSMLSDKISGDLYEELSESIILTLDEDERFFCV